The proteins below come from a single Salvelinus alpinus chromosome 18, SLU_Salpinus.1, whole genome shotgun sequence genomic window:
- the LOC139543694 gene encoding placenta-specific gene 8 protein-like produces the protein MAAVTRQPGSYHPSDFQTGLCDVFSDCGTCCYGWWCFPCLSCSIASDMDECCLCGPTMAMRTMYRTRYNIKGSLFGDFCSILWCRVCSTCQLKRDIDLRKEQGIF, from the exons ATGGCTGCCGTAACTAGACAGCCAGGGAGCTACCATCCATCAGACTTCCAGACTGGCCTCTGCGACGTCTTCAGTGACTGTGGGACAT gttgtTATGGTTGGTGGTGCTTCCCTTGTCTGAGCTGTTCTATCGCCAGTGATATGGATGAGTGTTGTCTGTGTGGGCCAACCATGGCCATGCGCACCATGTACCGTACAAGATACAACATTAAG GGCTCCTTGTTTGGGGACTTCTGTTCCATCTTGTGGTGTAGGGTCTGCTCTACCTGTCAGCTGAAGAGAGACATAGATCTAAGGAAGGAGCAGGGGATCTTCTGA